Proteins from a single region of Hypomesus transpacificus isolate Combined female chromosome 9, fHypTra1, whole genome shotgun sequence:
- the LOC124471434 gene encoding LOW QUALITY PROTEIN: neurexophilin-4 (The sequence of the model RefSeq protein was modified relative to this genomic sequence to represent the inferred CDS: inserted 1 base in 1 codon; deleted 1 base in 1 codon), which translates to MKTKPTYSFFNPQDWARNQSMLLDQTGYRSKRKPQLKTSQKTKKMFGWGDFYFNVKTMKFSLMVTGKIVDHINGTFTVYFRHNSSSLGNVSVSIVPPTKVVEFXGPAAPPAPSAPGGGTGPAHPAAGHPGPREKKTFNCRVEYEKTNRSKKPKPCLYDPSQTCFSEHTDSHAAWLCAKPFKVICIFISFFSIDYKLVQKVCPDYNFQSEHPYLG; encoded by the exons ATGAAGACCAAACCCACCTACAGCTTCTTCAACCCCCAGGACTGGGCCAGGAACCAATCCATGCTCCTGGACCAAACCGGCTACCGCTCCAAACGCAAACCCCAGCTCAAGACTTCCCAGAAGACCAAGAAGATGTTCGGCTGGGGGGACTTCTACTTCAATGTGAAGACCATGAAGTTCAGCTTGATGGTAACGGGGAAGATCGTGGACCACATCAACGGCACCTTCACGGTTTACTTCCGCCACAACTCCTCCAGCCTGGGCAACGTGTCAGTGAGCATCGTCCCCCCCACCAAGGTGGTGGAGT GAGGTCCTGCAGCACCACCAGCCCCCTCAGCTCCCGGTGGAGGTACAGGTCCAGCACACCCCGCAGCAGGCCACCCTGGA cccagagagaaaaagacctTCAACTGCCGGGTGGAGTATGAGAAGACCAACCGCTCCAAGAAGCCCAAGCCGTGTCTGTACGATCCGTCCCAGACCTGCTTCTCCGAGCACACCGACTCGCACGCCGCCTGGCTGTGCGCCAAACCCTTCAAGgtcatctgcatcttcatctccTTCTTCAGCATCGACTACAAGCTGGTACAGAAGGTGTGCCCTGATTACAACTTTCAGAGCGAACACCCTTACCTTGGATAG
- the fam210b gene encoding protein FAM210B, mitochondrial, which yields MFLGRKVRLSTAALGEAWNSIYAQVTLNRLGDVTCSTLHNRHTFPCHRALSRSVCCPDLELSCEKRRGGMFTARNYLDSSRFIISQWEHLVRVTPIAPSLSRSQHKRHVLHESNTCTSSSALILVNANGRSKLGTVHSVLFTNDTTFCSTRFLSTIVQMRASSTATKEKLEAGTSADTVTDNKENPSQSSSSPDPGPGPGPGEDKPSRTQQLKKVFKEYGAVGVSFHICISVMSLGMFYLAVSSGIDMAGLLCKLGFSESVVQSKMAAGTSRLVLAYAVHKLFAPVRISITLVSVPLIVRHFRKTGLFRPPGPAP from the exons ATGTTTCTCGGTCGCAAAGTGAGATTGTCGACAGCGGCTCTAGGTGAAGCTTGGAACTCCATATACGCGCAAGTCACATTAAACAGACTAGGGGACGTTACCTGCTCGACATTACATAATAGACATACATTTCCATGTCATAGAGCTTTAAGTCGATCCGTCTGTTGTCCGGACCTTGAACTCTCATGTGAAAAGCGACGGGGGGGAATGTTCACCGCCAGAAACTACCTGGACTCGTCCCGTTTTATAATTTCGCAGTGGGAACATTTAGTTCGGGTAACCCCTATTGCTCCAAGTCTCTCTCGGAGTCAACACAAAAGACACGTTTTACACGAGAGCAATACATGTACGTCTTCATCTGCGCTCATCTTAGTAAATGCAAACGGGCGCAGTAAACTCGGTACAGTTCACTCTGTTTTGTTTACAAATGACACGACGTTCTGCTCAACGCGTTTCCTCTCCACGATTGTACAAATGAGAGCTTCATCTACCGCTACCAAGGAGAAGCTCGAGGCAGGCACCTCAGCGGACACGGTCACGGACAACAAAGAG AAcccctcccagtcctcctcGTCCCCAgacccagggccagggccaggaccaggggAGGACAAGCCCAGCAGGACCCAGCAGCTGAAGAAGGTGTTCAAGGAGTATGGTGCTGTAGGCGTCTCCTTCCACATCTGCATCTCCGTCATGTCCCTGGGCATGTTCTACCTAGCGGTGTCCAG TGGGATAGACATGGCAGGGTTGCTTTGCAAGCTGGGCTTCAGTGAAAGTGTGGTCcagtccaagatggccgccggcACCAGCAGGCTGGTGTTAGCGTACGCCGTGCACAAGCTGTTTGCCCCCGTACGCATCAGTATCACCCTGGTGTCTGTTCCTCTCATCGTGAGACACTTCAGAAAGACTGGCCTGTTCAGACCCCCCGGGCCTGCACCCTGA